The following proteins come from a genomic window of Athalia rosae chromosome 1, iyAthRosa1.1, whole genome shotgun sequence:
- the LOC105690803 gene encoding peroxiredoxin 1-like — MSKEISTGNYYKRSVETNNEKPQSCMKKQYVPALLKPAPHWKGIAVVNSEFKEISLTDYRGKYLVFFFYPYDFTFICPTEIIQFSDRIDEFRNIDCEVVAASTDSQFAHYAWITTPRKQGGLGEMRIPLLADKSLQIAKDYGVLIDETGVPLRGLFIIDDKQNLRQITVNDLPVTRCVDETLRLVQAYQFTDKYGDMCPASWRPKQQAKDLETNECKDFFRLV, encoded by the exons ATGTCTAAGGAAATCTCTActggaaattattataaacgcTCTGTTGAAACCAATAATGAAAAACCACAATCTTGTATGAAAAAGCAATATGTTCCAGCATTACTGAAGCCAGCTCCGCACTGGAAAGGCATAGCTGTAGTAAACTCGGAATTCAAAGAAATATCACTAACCGACTACAGAGGAAAATATCTAGTATTCTTCTTCTACCCGTATGATTTTACCTTCATCTGCCCTAccgaaataattcaattcagCGATCGTATTGACGAATTTAGAAACATAG ATTGCGAAGTTGTGGCTGCCTCAACCGATTCTCAATTTGCACATTATGCATGGATAACTACACCAAGAAAACAGGGTGGTTTAGGCGAAATGAGAATACCATTATTGGCTGACAAAAGTTTACAGATTGCCAAAGATTACGGCGTACTAATCGACGAAACTGGAGTTCCCTTGAGAGGATTATTCATCATTGATGATAAACAAAATCTTCGTCAAATCACCGTTAATGACTTACCAGTGACTAGATGCGTTGATGAAACTTTAAGACTAGTTCAAGCATATCAATTTACAGACAAATATGGAGATATGTGTCCTGCTAGTTGGAGACCCAAACAACAGGCTAAAGATctcgaaacgaatgaatgcaAGGATTTCTTTCGCcttgtataa
- the LOC105690790 gene encoding vam6/Vps39-like protein: MHEAYEASPLLKLTVQIESIAAYDDNLLIGTRQGHLLMYNVPPKSNEKQELELLRYRKNFSKKPILQIEVVPEYNLLILLTDNIICVHDLNSASIPQICQLQKTRGATLFVLDVQRTQSLTGEKNTVVRLCVAVKRKLQLYYWKVDQFIDFGDELVVPDVPRVLSWCGETLVLGFRGLSYILLDLNGTTKELFPTGKSPEPGITKLSDSSFALGKDSQSILMNTKGELVQHNSVKWADSPIATAWDDPFLMGIINDTLEVYTLEGCLQMQTIRELNKARLLYRCKQGLVYVASVGQVWCVNAVEVTQQIRTLLELNQFQLALKLTNLSDVTEEEKAKKTYKIQTLYAHHLFANKKFSESMEQFLKLGTDPYEVIRLFPDLVSQPTNANETNEPVTVIPTLQDRDLEQGLLALIKFLIEVRHKLMGDTKTKEKGSENFFEKDPLKAEKSKNMTAIATEQLLKIIDTTLLKCYLQTNDALVAPLLRLNHCHLAESEKTLLKYQKYPELIILYQTKGQHKKALELLEKQSSESDSSLKGTERTIQYLQHLGQDHMDLILKFSGWVLEQDPEQGLRIFMEDVQEVEHLPRPKVLDYLLRCHKDLVITYLEHVVHFWVDTTPLFHDVLIHQYKEKCVTGLSPNATPAEKQNVQHIRQKLQQFLEKSTHYTPETVLVHLPFDCLFEERAIILGRLGRHAQAISIYVNLLNDVPRAIQYCNNVYAKYESQKNSEKSKQQDGADEVYVTLIKQLLKPTNEGIWTTGTVTENQRIAQPDLETALELLEEHAAKINPLKALEILPDNVPISRIKHFLETSLQNNLNERRTTQVLKGLLYAEHLQVQEQRMHHESQSVLMTEFNICPVCKKRFGNQSAFARYANGDIVHYSCQERKS; this comes from the exons ATGCATGAAGCTTACGAAGCCTCGCCACTGTTGAAATTGACAGTTCAAATAGAATCAATTGCTGCTTATG ATGATAATTTACTCATTGGTACAAGACAGGGACATTTGCTGATGTATAATGTTCCTCCAAAGTCTAACGAAAAACAGGAATTGGAACTACTAcgatacagaaaaaatttcagtaaaaAACCAATACTACAAATTGAAGTTGTTCCAGAGTATAATTTGTTGATCCTCCTGACAG ACAATATCATCTGTGTTCATGATTTAAACTCTGCAAGTATTCCGCAAATATGTCAGCTCCAAAAGACAAGGGGTGCCACACTCTTTGTTTTGGATGTCCAGCGCACCCAGAGCTtgacaggtgaaaaaaatacagttGTTCGATTATGTGTTGCTGTTAAACGGAAATTGCAATTGTATTACTGGAAAGTGGACCAATTCATAGACTTTGGAGATGAATTAGTTGTGCCCGACGTACCTCGTGTGTTGTCATG GTGTGGAGAGACTTTAGTTCTAGGATTTCGAGGTTTGTCTTACATACTCTTGGACTTGAATGGTACTACCAAAGAACTGTTTCCAACTGGAAAATCTCCTGAACCTGGAATAACCAAATTATCTGATTCTTCATTTGCACTGGGAAAAGATTCCCAGTCAATTCTTATGAACACTAAAGGAGAATTAGTGCAACACAACTCAGTTAAGTGGGCAGATTCGCCCATTGCTACTg CTTGGGATGATCCATTTCTCATGGGAATAATAAACGATACTTTAGAAGTATACACGTTAGAGGGATGTTTACAAATGCAAACCATACGTGAACTTAACAAAGCCAGGTTGCTGTACAGGTGTAAACAAGGACTGGTTTATGTTGCATCTGTTGGCCAGGTTTGGTGTGTAAATGCAGTGGAAGTGACGCAGCAAATTAGAACACTTCTTGAGCTAAATCAGTTTCAACTAGCTTTAAAATTAACC AATTTGTCTGATGTaacagaagaggaaaaagcaaagaaaactTACAAAATACAAACGTTGTATGCACACCATCTCtttgcaaataaaaaattttcggaatctaTGGAACAGTTCTTAAAATTGGGAACGGATCCTTACGAAGTCATTAGACTCTTTCCTGATTTAGTTTCTCAGCCAACAAATGCTAATGAGACGAATGAACCCGTTACAGTTATACCAACGCTGCAAGATAGGGATTTGGAACAAGGATTACTCGCTTTGATCAAGTTCTTAATAGAAGTGAGACATAAGTTAATGGGGGatacaaaaacgaaagaaaaaggatctgaaaatttttttgaaaaagatcCCTTGAAGGCAGAAAAGTCAAAGAATATGACTGCTATCGCAACGGAACAACTTCTTAAAATAATTGATACTACATTGTTGAAATGTTATTTACAG aCCAACGATGCCCTAGTAGCTCCGCTATTGCGATTAAATCACTGCCACTTGGCAGAGTCTGAGAAAACTCTTCTAAAGTACCAGAAGTATCCAGAACTAATTATCTTGTACCAAACAAAAGGACAACATAAAAAGGCCCTGGAGTTACTTGAGAAACAGTCAAGCGAGAGTGATTCCAGCCTCAAGGGTACTGAAAGGACAATTCAATACCTACAGCACTTGGGCCAAGATCACATGGATTTGATATTGAAGTTTTCTGGCTGGGTTTTGGAACAAGACCCAGAACAGGGGCTGAGAATATTTATGGAAGATGTTCAG gaGGTTGAACATTTACCACGACCTAAAGTATTGGATTATCTTCTGCGTTGCCACAAGGACTTGGTGATAACATACTTGGAACATGTAGTGCATTTTTGGGTAGATACCACTCCTTTATTTCATGACGTCTTGATACACCAATATAAGGAAAAATGTGTAACAGGCTTGAGTCCAAACGCTACACCCGCGGAAAAGCAAAATGTTCAGCATATTCGACAAAAACTACAACAGTTTCTGGAAAAATCGACTCACTATACTCCAGAAACGGTGTTAGTTCATTTACCATTTGACTGTTTATTCGAAGAACGTGCAATCATTTTGGGTCGATTGGGTCGACACGCGCAAGCAATTTCTATCTACGTCAATCTATTGAATGATGTACCAAGGGCGATACAGTACTGCAATAACGTATATGCAAAATATGAAAGTcagaaaaattcggaaaaaagtaaacaacAGGATGGTGCGGATGAAGTTTATGTTACTTTGATCAAACAATTATTGAAGCCTACTAACGAGGGTATCTGGACGACTG GCACTGTTACGGAAAACCAAAGGATTGCTCAACCTGATTTGGAGACAGCACTGGAATTACTGGAAGAACATGCTGCAAAAATTAATCCTTTGAAAGCTCTTGAGATTTTACCCGACAACGTCCCAATAAGTCGCATAAAACATTTCCTTGAGACAAGCTTGCAAAATAATCtgaacgaacgacgaacgactCAAGTTTTAAAAGGCTTGCTATACGCCGAACATCTACAAGTACAGGAGCAACGAATGCATCACGAATCTCAGAGCGTTCTTATGACAGAATTCAATATCTGTCCTGTATGTAAAAAACGATTCGGCAATCAgag tGCCTTTGCGAGGTACGCGAATGGAGATATTGTACATTACTCGTGCCAAGAGAGGAAATCATAA
- the LOC105690794 gene encoding uncharacterized protein LOC105690794 isoform X2, with product MAFRQVLKSIIRTSRPILYASTTMFIDSTSTAKPSANQKLTLEPPDVKNLSYDYMIKQSTIDSVNTASQMLTVTYSAIETASKEYRIILSRLIALLQETLSYEVGDTHWDMIVALRAEVQLKKQIVTQLVGFMEYIHKMVVATSEITFLAGMDNLSTSLCQRIDDALIKMQREIDQNNQLEEEYRHIQQKSTNEAPQELQEELVSTELPKAVPDKVIHSVSS from the exons ATGGCATTCCGACAAGTATTGAAATCTATCATCAGAACATCGAGACCTATCTTG TATGCTTCGACAACTATGTTCATCGATAGTACATCCACAGCAAAACCATCTGCGAACCAGAAGCTGACATTAGAACCTCCAGATGTTAAAAATTTGTCATATGATTACATGATAAAGCAGTCAACAATAGATTCAGTAAATACCGCTTCACAAATGTTAACAGTTACATATTCTGCAATTGAAACAGCTAGTAAAGAATACAG GATTATTTTATCGAGACTAATAGCCCTTTTACAAGAAACATTAAGTTATGAAGTAGGTGATACTCACTGGGATATGATAGTTGCACTACGAGCTGAGGTTCAACTCAAAAAGCAAATTGTCACA CAATTAGTTGGCTTTATGGAATATATCCATAAGATGGTTGTAGCTACTTCGGAAATAACGTTCTTAGCCGGCATGGATAATCTGTCAACCTCACTGTGCCAGAGGATAGATGATGCTCTGATAAAGATGCAAAGGGAAATTGATCAAAACAACCAACTGGAGGAGGAATACCGTCATATTCAACAAAAAT cCACAAATGAGGCTCCACAAGAACTGCAAGAAGAACTAGTATCTACTGAATTACCAAAGGCAGTTCCAGACAAGGTAATCCATTCTGTCAGTTCCTAA
- the LOC105690794 gene encoding uncharacterized protein LOC105690794 isoform X1, whose protein sequence is MAFRQVLKSIIRTSRPILYASTTMFIDSTSTAKPSANQKLTLEPPDVKNLSYDYMIKQSTIDSVNTASQMLTVTYSAIETASKEYRIILSRLIALLQETLSYEVGDTHWDMIVALRAEVQLKKQIVTQLVGFMEYIHKMVVATSEITFLAGMDNLSTSLCQRIDDALIKMQREIDQNNQLEEEYRHIQQKCIMKSTNEAPQELQEELVSTELPKAVPDKVIHSVSS, encoded by the exons ATGGCATTCCGACAAGTATTGAAATCTATCATCAGAACATCGAGACCTATCTTG TATGCTTCGACAACTATGTTCATCGATAGTACATCCACAGCAAAACCATCTGCGAACCAGAAGCTGACATTAGAACCTCCAGATGTTAAAAATTTGTCATATGATTACATGATAAAGCAGTCAACAATAGATTCAGTAAATACCGCTTCACAAATGTTAACAGTTACATATTCTGCAATTGAAACAGCTAGTAAAGAATACAG GATTATTTTATCGAGACTAATAGCCCTTTTACAAGAAACATTAAGTTATGAAGTAGGTGATACTCACTGGGATATGATAGTTGCACTACGAGCTGAGGTTCAACTCAAAAAGCAAATTGTCACA CAATTAGTTGGCTTTATGGAATATATCCATAAGATGGTTGTAGCTACTTCGGAAATAACGTTCTTAGCCGGCATGGATAATCTGTCAACCTCACTGTGCCAGAGGATAGATGATGCTCTGATAAAGATGCAAAGGGAAATTGATCAAAACAACCAACTGGAGGAGGAATACCGTCATATTCAACAAAAATGTATAATGAAAT cCACAAATGAGGCTCCACAAGAACTGCAAGAAGAACTAGTATCTACTGAATTACCAAAGGCAGTTCCAGACAAGGTAATCCATTCTGTCAGTTCCTAA